From Micropterus dolomieu isolate WLL.071019.BEF.003 ecotype Adirondacks linkage group LG06, ASM2129224v1, whole genome shotgun sequence:
AGTCATTGTCTTTACACCAGTCTtctcttatctctctctctgtcacttcTGTCTGCTCCCAAGTGGTAGGACCATATGTGAGGCGAATACTCTGTGAGGAGCTGGGCTGCCCTGCCAACTCTGCCATCAACTGTGTGCCATTGGAGGATTTTGGGGGTCAACACCCAGATCCTAACCTCACCTACGCTGCAGATCTGGTTGACAGCATGAGAGACGGACAGTATGATTTTGGTGCAGCATTTGATGGTGATGGGGTGTGTGTACTGTTATTTGTCTCTTCTTTAGAttgtctaaaataaaataaataagtctTAAATTTTCTAATTGGACACAAAGTATATTTCACATTCACATGTGAAAAGATCCCAGAACTGAATCAAAGGCTGTGCCTTCcaacctctgtctgtctgtgggcCATCTAGGACCGTAACATGATCCTCGGTAAGAATGGCTTCTTCGTCACCCCGCCTGACTCTGTGGCTGTGATCGCTGACAACATCTTCTGTATCCCATACTTCCAGCATACAGGGGTGAGAGGTTTCGCCCGCAGCATGCCCACAAGTGCAGCCTTAGACAGGTAAAAAATACAGCCTGGCTTTTACATTACTACTAAAACCAATAAGCCAGTGATATACCAAGTGGAAAACCACGTCAAACTTATAGTACTTTTAGTGCAAATAgatatttaaacaacatttaatcATTGTATTTAAACTTAcacattaataataacaaaaatcatATTATGACATTTCAGTGTATCACATCTGTTGTTTCAAGGGTTCCCTGTGCTTTCTTAGAATACTCATTTGCTGTAAACCTTGCAGAGTAGCCAAGGCAACAAAAATAGAGTTGTATGAAACTCCCAGTGGGTGGACGTTCTTTGGGAACCTTATGGATGCAGGCAGACTGTCTTTGTGTGGAGAGGAAAGCTTTGGTACAGGTACTGTGTTGCTTCAGCAAGTTATTAGATCAAAAGATGATTTTATTCTCataatttagtttttagttgttttttttctgtgcatgGCACACTTAATTACAAACCCTCTTTCAGGTGGAGACCATATTCGTGAGAAGGATGGGCTTTGGGCTGTGCTGGCATGGCTGTCCATCCTGGCCACTAGAAGGCAGAGTGTGGAGGATATTCTTAAGTACCATTGGTTAAAGTACGGGAGAAACTACTTCACCAGGTGATGTGTGAACCCATGGTGTGTGGtgtatggtgtgtgtttgtttgtctgtattcAGGGTTGTACTCCATCATTCATCAAAAACCaccaaaacagcaaaagtttaaaaagaacaattaaGAAACAGTGGTTGAATTATTTCTAGATAGAGATGGAACTGAAATGGGTGGGCTGAAGCTACAGAGACGTTAAGAAGATATGATATGACTGACATCTAGTGGAACATATGGACAATAACACTTTAGGCTTAGGCCATCTGTCCattttactaaataaaaaatgacaacCATTTAGTtgtcataaaaatattttctctgcTGATTTACAGCGGTtacaaataatattaataacactgCATTAGCAGAGAAATGTACATTTGGTAGGTATTGCTGCTCTTCTACAGTGAAAAGTctaaagttattacagttacagtaaaatgttagaTTGTTCCTCcttcattaaaataatatgcCTATTTATGAACATGCAACAATAAAGCACTTTTTCTGTTAATACTAGCTTAAATGTTGTTTCATCCAGATATGACTATGAGAATATAGACATAGATGCAGCCTGTGAGATGATGGAGGATTTGGAGATTATGATTGCCGACAAGTCCTTTGTGAAGCAGAGATTTGCTGTGGAAGACAAAATCTACCAAGTGGAAAAAGCAGACAACTTTGAATACACAGACCCAGTGGACAGCACCATCTCCAGGAACCAGGTATATGACACACACTGAGCCGTGTTGCTGTAAGGCTTTTATTTGTACAGGTGCTGGATGTATCCTGTGGTCACTAGGTATTTAAACTCTTTCATCATTGGAGCTACTCAGCTGTGCCTGTAGATCATAAAAGCTTCACATGGTCTGTACTGGGCTGTTTTCACTGCAGGGTCTGCGGATAATCTTCACTGATGGTTCTCGAATCATCTACAGACTCAGTGGAACAGGTAGTGATGGGGCAACAGTTCAAATCTACATAGACAGCTATGAGAAGGAGCGGATTTTCGAAGACACGCAGGTAAAATATTGAATTCTGAACATTTCAGGACTAATTTGGGCAAAATAGCAAAAATTTCACAATACTGAAACAGAACATCACTGTGATTTGCATGAAATGTGACAATTTTTGGATTATATGAGGTTGAGGTATTGATAGTCCTGTGTGgttaagaggaagaggatgtATCAAccataaatgaaaaatatgttaatttgaACATGCTGGAATAAATGTCTGTGGAATAAAAGATACAATTGCAATAAACACTATATGTCTGCTCATAGTTAAATATTCATGAGGAATCAGTGGCATATGGCAGCCAGGTGCTTGAGTCTGTTACCATATCATCTTTGTTTGGCACAGGTGATGCTGGCACCCCTGGCAACCATAGCTCTGAAGATTTCCCAGCTCCATCACAGGACAGGTCGAAGTGGCCCATCAGTCATCACATGATTCCACCCATATGTAACTCCATCATTGCTAATGtaacatgcatttttgtttttctgtccagATTTTTGTATAAACTGAGCTTCATGTCCATACGTAGCTGCACAACATGCAGCAGTTTGCATTTTTGGCTAAAACATATTGAGCGATTCTCCATGTACAACATTAAatggctttttatttttgttttttgtgtggcGTGTGTGTCTTTCTCAAACATCAGCAAACAGACTATGTGTTCTGGTTTGTCAGTGTTTTCTAATCTAtgtttatttcacttttgttaTCTGTACTTGTTCCAATTGTAATTTAAACCAGTGAGTCACTGGCAAAAATCAGCAGGTTTACAAAGTCATCAGCATTCCTAGAGATCACAACAACTAATCATGACATAATGTTGTCTTATTAAACGCAGAATGAGCCTCTAAAACAGCAGAGTGAAACTCGTTTAtaactgtttattttcatattgttttaCGAAATGTGGCTGTGCACAATGAGGAAGTCATCTTTATGGTTTTGTGGAAAGTAGAACTGAAGATTGTTGAGAGGTTGATTTTGAAGAAAGAAAGTAACAGACAGTTTCTCACATGAATAACATTTCCTCATGCACCCAGTGCTCATTTCAAAGTAAAGAACTGGGTGTTCCCTACCATGAAGCCTCAAATTATTATTTGGACCATCCTCACTCCTTCATTCAGGAAAATGAAAACTCCTCAGCGAATAACAAACTGAAATTGCAGTTTTTGGTGCGCGGTATTGGAGGATTCATGACAACATGCCAGCTCGCTTGCgtagcaaacacaaacacttcatTTCATATCAGGCGGAactgttttgaaaaaaacaacagaaacagcaaagCAACATCAGAATATTGTGGTATAAGATGTGAACAAGCTTACTTTTACTATTACTGCATCTTCTTTACTGCAGGAGACATTTAAGCTGTAATAggtaacattttaaaaggaaCTTATCTAGTTTTGGTGGCTACATGATTTCCACctgggcagcagcagcatcaatCCGCTAACATCTGGTCCAGCTCTGTGATCACTCATGCACTTTGATGTACTGTACCTTTCTTCTGGTGTCATCGCCATGTTACACTCAAGTCCAGCCCAACAAGAGGGAGACACACTGATTTTAGATCTGGTTCATCTGAGGCCAACTTACTGTGGGTTTTAGTTCCACTAAAGGTTTGAGTGGAAGTAAGATTGCACCactttgtgaaaaaaatcacTGACAAGTGTTTTTCAGATATGTAACATTTAGAGAGTAAATTGTATGTTAATGAAAGAGGAAATAACactcacaaatgtcaataaaacaaatcaaaacattgcAAATTCTTAGTGTGCCtttttcacagacattttgacatgtcatagGAAAAGAACAAGTGATGTAAATCGCATTAATGATGGCTCcattctattcaagtgtcccaatGTGACAGTAAGCAAGTGTGCACAATACCCGGAAACGGAAGGAGTATGCAATTCAAACCttcatttatttcatcatttacatctgtgcttttcctactgtgacatgtgaAAATGTCCTCTGTTAAAAAGGGGGCCTATTGTAAAATTATTGGCACATATTTCCACCATCTTCATAAGAGAAACCTAAACTGAACACCTAACAGAATGCAGTttcaattaaaa
This genomic window contains:
- the LOC123972593 gene encoding phosphoglucomutase-1-like, which encodes MDNSPLQVLTVPTAPYPDQRPGTNGLRKKVFVFQSRRNYLHNFIQSIFSSIDLRDRQGSTVVVGGDGRFFNRTAIEVIVQMAAANGVGHLIIGHHGIMSTPAISCAIRKYKAIGGIILTASHNPGGPDGDFGIKFSTANGGPAKEAVTNKIFQISRNIEEFAICPGLQVDLTTLGKQTFDLENKFKPFTVEIVDSVESYANLLRNIFDFAALKELLSGENHIKIRLDAMHGVVGPYVRRILCEELGCPANSAINCVPLEDFGGQHPDPNLTYAADLVDSMRDGQYDFGAAFDGDGDRNMILGKNGFFVTPPDSVAVIADNIFCIPYFQHTGVRGFARSMPTSAALDRVAKATKIELYETPSGWTFFGNLMDAGRLSLCGEESFGTGGDHIREKDGLWAVLAWLSILATRRQSVEDILKYHWLKYGRNYFTRYDYENIDIDAACEMMEDLEIMIADKSFVKQRFAVEDKIYQVEKADNFEYTDPVDSTISRNQGLRIIFTDGSRIIYRLSGTGSDGATVQIYIDSYEKERIFEDTQVMLAPLATIALKISQLHHRTGRSGPSVIT